The following proteins come from a genomic window of Phycodurus eques isolate BA_2022a chromosome 9, UOR_Pequ_1.1, whole genome shotgun sequence:
- the taf7 gene encoding transcription initiation factor TFIID subunit 7: MSMASKLKAGKVGSKSKEDAPYELENQFILRLPTEYASTVRRIAQSSSMNMKDRLTIELHPDGRHGIVRVDRVPLACKLVDLPCIIESLKTVDKKTLYKTADICQMLVCTLDGDLYPPLEEPTGTDPKTKKKDKDKDKKFIWNHGITCPLKNTRKRRFRKTAKKKYIESPDVEKEVKRLLSTDADAVNVRWEVIAEDDMKDGDQHGSLANLDSSPGTSGHKMGHGSSTQRDELREIFNDISSSSEDEEDDVDRHEDEDLNIMDTEDDLVQDKLHESNPAQPESDTNNQIVMEYQVQINGIKAKLQETRARKKQQEELIMKVENQALKNRFQACLDEIIQQEEREMEQLASLEEQLDSLIEK, from the exons ATGAGCATGGCATCGAAACTGAAAG CCGGGAAAGTTGGCTCTAAGAGTAAGGAGGATGCTCCCTATGAGTTGGAGAATCAGTTCATCCTGCGGCTGCCAACA gaGTATGCATCTACTGTAAGGAGGATCGCCCAGTCTAGTAGTATGAATATGAAGGACAGACTCACCATTGAATTGCACC CTGATGGTCGCCATGGCATTGTGAGAGTGGACCGTGTCCCTCTGGCCTGCAAACTGGTGGATCTGCCCTGCATCATTGAGTCTCTCAAGACGGTGGACAAGAAGACTTTATATAAGACAGCTGACATCTGCCAG ATGCTGGTGTGTACACTAGATGGAGACCTGTACCCTCCTTTAGAGGAGCCCACTGGCACCGATCCCAAGACCAAGAAGAAGGACAAAGACAAGGACAAGAAATTCATTTGGAACCACGGCA tcaCCTGTCCTCTCAAGAACACACGCAAGAGAAGATTTCGCAAGACGGCAAAAAAGAAG TACATCGAATCTCCCGACGTAGAAAAGGAGGTGAAGCGGCTGCTGAGCACAGATGCTGACGCCGTCAACGTCC GGTGGGAAGTCATAGCAGAGGACGACATGAAAGACGGAGACCAGCACGGCTCGCTGGCCAACCTGGACTCATCCCCCGGCACATCAGGACACAAGATGGGTCATGGATCCTCAA CCCAGCGTGACGAACTGCGGGAGATCTTCAACGATATCAGCAGCTCCAgcgaggacgaggaggacgacGTGGACCGCCACGAGGACGAAGACTTGAACATCATGGACACGGAGGATGACCTGGTCCAAGACAAGCTGCACGAGTCCAACCCTGCGCAACCTGAGTCAGACACCAACAATCAAATAG TGATGGAGTACCAGGTGCAGATCAACGGCATCAAGGCGAAGCTTCAGGAAACGCGAGCCCGGAAGAAGCAACAGGAGGAGCTGATTATGAAAGTGGAAAACCAGGCCCTTAAA AACCGATTCCAAGCGTGTTTGGATGAGATCATTCAGCAGGAGGAGCGCGAGATGGAGCAG CTGGCCTCGCTGGAGGAGCAGCTAGACTCGCTGATTGAGAAGTGA
- the slc9a6a gene encoding sodium/hydrogen exchanger 6a: protein MGLNWTASRGRGATGALLPLLVVSLSACVCVCRASSSPRQQQQEEEEDSAMENIVTEKKAEESHRQDSADLLIFILLLTLTILTIWLFKHRRFRFLHETGLAMIYGLLVGVVLRYGIHVPRDISNVTLSCHVNASPATLLVQSRGKFYEYTLKGEISASEVDDVQDNEMLRKVTFDPEVFFNILLPPIIFHAGYSLKRRHFFRNMGSILAYAFLGTVFSCFVIGLLMYGCVTLMKQMGQLGGEFFFTDCLFFGAIVSATDPVTVLAIFNELQVDVDLYALLFGESVLNDAVAVVLSSSIVAYQPEGDNSHTFEVVALFNSFGMFLGIFSGSFALGVATGIVTALVTKFTKLRDFQLLETALFFLMSWSTFLLAEACGFTGVVAVLFCGITQAHYTFNNLSPESQDRTKQLFELLNFLAENFIFSYMGLTLFTFQNHIFNPMFIVGAFLAVFLGRAANIYPLSFLLNLGRRNKIRSNFQHMMMFAGLRGAMTFALSIRDTATYARQMMFSTTLLVVFFTVWFFGGGTTQMLSCQRIRVGVDSDQDNSMSVGEGPERQSTKQESAWLFRIWYNFDHNYLKPILTHSGPPLTATLPACCGPLARFLTSPQAFENECQIKDDDSDLILTDGDVNLNYGDITVSTDGTRTHAAAVADDPDRELAYGDHELVMRGTRLVLPMDDSEPPFTDPRCRL from the exons ATGGGGCTTAACTGGACCGCCAGCCGAGGCCGCGGGGCGACGGGCGCGCTGCTGCCGCTGCTGGTGGTGAGCTTGTcggcgtgcgtgtgcgtgtgccgAGCATCCTCGTCGCCTCGGCAGCAGcagcaagaggaggaggaggacagtgCCATGGAGAACATCGTCACGGAGAAGAAGGCTGAGGAGAGCCACCGGCAGGACAGCGCTGACCTGCTCATCTTCATCCTGCTCCTCACCCTTACCATCCTAACAATCTGGCTCTTCAAACACCGCCGGTTCCGCTTCTTGCACGAAACTGGACTAGCGATGATTTACG GTTTACTGGTGGGCGTGGTGCTGCGCTACGGCATCCACGTCCCGCGCGACATCAGCAACGTGACGCTGAGCTGCCACGTCAACGCCAGCCCCGCCACGCTGCTCGTCCAATCCCGCGGCAAGTTCTACGAGTACACGCTGAAGGGTGAGATCAGCGCCAGTGAGGTGGACGACGTGCAGGACAACGAGATGCTGCGCAAG GTGACGTTCGACCCCGAAGTCTTCTTTAACATCCTCCTGCCGCCCATCATCTTCCACGCTGGGTACAGCCTGAAACGG AGACACTTTTTCCGGAATATGGGCTCCATCCTGGCCTATGCCTTTTTGGGGACAGTGTTTTCCTGTTTTGTCATCGG TTTGTTGATGTATGGCTGTGTGACGCTGATGAAGCAGATGGGCCAACTCGGCGGAGAATTCTTCTTCACGGACTGTCTGTTCTTCGGCGCCATCGTGTCCGCCACCGACCCCG TGACGGTGCTGGCCATCTTCAACGAGCTGCAGGTGGACGTGGACTTGTATGCGCTGCTGTTCGGCGAGAGCGTGCTCAACGACGCCGTGGCCGTTGTTCTCTCCTC GTCCATTGTGGCCTACCAGCCAGAGGGCGACAACAGCCACACTTTCGAGGTCGTGGCCCTGTTCAACTCCTTCGGCATGTTCCTCGGCATCTTCAGCGGCTCCTTTGCTCTCGGCGTGGCCACTGGCATCGTCACAGCGCTC GTGACCAAGTTCACTAAGTTGAGAGATTTCCAGCTGCTGGAGACGGCCTTGTTCTTCCTCATGTCATGGAGCACCTTCCTATTGGCTGAGGCGTGTGGCTTTACAG GCGTGGTGGCGGTTTTGTTCTGTGGAATCACTCAGGCGCACTACACCTTCAACAACCTGTCTCCCGAGTCCCAGGACCGGACCAAGCAG CTGTTTGAGTTATTGAACTTCCTGGCGGAGAACTTCATCTTCTCCTACATGGGTCTGACCCTCTTCACCTTCCAGAACCACATCTTTAACCCCATGTTCATCGTCGGGGCATTT CTGGCAGTCTTCCTGGGCCGAGCGGCCAACATCTACCCCCTGTCCTTCCTCCTCAATCTGGGCCGACGCAACAAAATACGATCCAACTTCCAGCACATGATGATGTTTGCGG GACTGCGGGGCGCCATGACGTTCGCCCTGTCCATTCGAGACACGGCCACGTACGCGCGGCAGATGATGTTCTCCACCACGCTGCTCGTGGTCTTCTTCACCGTGTGGTTCTTCGGCGGCGGCACTACGCAGATGTTGTCGTGCCAGCGCATACG GGTGGGAGTGGACTCTGATCAAGACAACTCT ATGAGCGTCGGCGAAGGTCCCGAGCGACAAAGCACCAAACAGGAAAGCGCCTGGCTTTTCCGAATCTGGTACAACTTTGACCACAA CTACCTGAAGCCCATCCTGACCCACAGCGGCCCTCCGCTCACAGCCACGCTGCCCGCCTGCTGCGGCCCCCTGGCTCGCTTCCTCACCAGCCCGCAGGCCTTTGAG AACGAATGTCAGATCAAGGACGACGACTCCGACCTCATCCTGACCGACGGCGACGTCAACCTCAACTACGGCGACATCACCGTCAGCACCGACGGCACGCGCACCCACGCGGCCGCGGTCGCCGACGACCCCGACCGGGAGCTGGCGTACGGCGATCACGAGCTTGTGATGAGGGGCACGCGCCTGGTGCTGCCCATGGACGACTCAGAGCCGCCCTTCACAGACCCCCGCTGCCGCTTGTGA